AAGAAAGGAATTGATGATGAGCTTTTGAGGTAGCCAAAGGTGAACAATACAAGTAGTTTTAGTTAATTAagtttattcttctttttcagAGGAGTTCATGTTGTAATCAGAGGAGTTTATCTTATAGTGACAAATCTATGTCTTACTCCATTTTAAGGAACAAAAGGAACAAAACATGACTTTTTGGCTCTACCCCTACTTTATCATCTTGCAACCGCATTGCTCTTTATCCCCTTGCGACATTATGTAGTTAGAAACTTGGAATTTTTCCTTTTCGTTTACAAACGATGTATTTGCTTAGAATTTTTTCCCCACTCGACTATCACCAAATATCTaccaaaaattaatatattagtgcctaattgtttacaaaaaaaaaaaaaaaaaactcagtcGCTAGGGTTCTGAATCAAGTCTCTTGAGACATTTGTTGAAAGGTATTAATGTTAAAGCAgtgttaaatattaaaaagtatttagtgtttttttttcaatatataactAGCACAAACTCTCCTGATTTGCTTAATAATTGTATTATTACTGTGtggaaaacaaatttgtaaCGAAGTTAAGGTCGATAAGGTATGCTACAATACCctctttattttcattactCCCGTAACTTCGTTACAATATCACATCcataaatgattaatatttttagaaaaaaaacttttattttcaatgtcaCATAGTGTTTGGATTATGGGATACTAACTTAATTGGAATTGCAGATACTATGATGGTGTAGCTTGCCTttttgacttaaaaaaaatgtaatcgtATTAGGTTTTTGAAATAATTGCCACCAAATTAGTtggacaaaaagataaaaaaaacgtcATTATACTCATCgttactaaaaattaaaatatgataaaaaataaatcacaagaatctaatatagttatagatttaatttgatacatttttgtttaagaatttaatttgataCTTAGAACTAGTATCATGATGTCTTTAATTTTTTGGctgaataaaaaatgatgtttgCAATTTTTGAAATACTAATTTAGTGACTAAAATTGTCGAGGAAATAATGTAATATAACATATATctctaaaaaaatcaacttgtaacttctttcatataatttttatttcatgtttttttttcttatatgacAGAATCTTCAAAATATTCAGGtgcccaaaacaaaaaaatatctacACGAGTGCTGCAATACTTTCATAAATATATGCACACTGATGTAGTTGATTTAAAAGCAAGGAGAAGCAAGGAGAAACGACTAAGAGAAGACAAAAGAAACTATGAAATTCCCCAAGTCTTGCAATGATGGATAAGTAAGTTTGAAGCTACTTATACTTTTTCATGTCTAGTGAAAGGCATTGATATAATTCTCTTCATTTGAAACATGTTGCTGAtatgctctttcttttttctttataaagtgCTTCTGATATGCTGTGGATTTGTGCAAGTGAACAATTTAATGATCCTGATAAGTCTGACATCTTCTAATAATGATTAAAATGTGATATTGgtcttattaaatattttttacttcaaaatatttttcaatgaagACCATGTTGATGTAGGAATCACCATATACAAACTTCCTAAAAACGAAGGGAGTTCTACATCTTTTTTCAGCACTAGTGATTGTTCCACGCAATCTTTCATTTTCACGTTATTCcatgtaattaattatatttgttgcatGGTTAGGTTACAAACAAAAGCTTGATTctatatttcatttcatttcactaTATGAGACTGAGAGTAGAGTTAGATTTTTCTGTACATATTATGATGCAGAGGTAGATTTTTCAACCAAATACCCCAAGCACAATCAAGCAGGGAGAATTGTCTAGTCTTTCAGAAGAATTTTTCAAGCGATTTAACAACCTAGGGGTAGCTTATCTCACTTTAATGTAATCAGCAAACACCACTGAAACCTAGGCCTAATATGAAGCTATAATTATGGTGTCTGCCATGTGCACTCATGAGCTCCTTAGAAACTCCCAAGGTCCTGATCCCGTTCCAATTCTGCATCAACACAGTCCATTTATTAGTTCCATTGACTTAAAGAGAATGCATTGAATCAATGTTCTAAATGTGACAAGTGTCTTGATAGTGATCAATTCAATTAGGTggaaaatattagaaataataacCCTTAAAAATCAGTATTACCTCAAGAAGCCAGCAAATGCCCTAAGACCCATATAGATGGTCAAAGCAACCCAAATTCCAATGAAACCACCAGCGGATGACAAAATAAGCAGAGAAATGATGCTAAGAATTGCCACCACAACCTGAGAGTTACCATAATAAAGTAGTCCTAAATATTTAAGGCAGAAGGCTGAATATGCCATTTATCATAATACcataaaatggaagaaaatactCACCATGGAGAAGGCTGAATATGCAAAATCAGATGCCCCAAAGTTGACACCATCAAATACAAATGCTAAAGAATTCAGGGGTTGAGTGACTGCAATAAACTGGTAAAAAAGGATGAACATGAATGTAACTATGTAAGTCACCCTGCTATGGGGGTTGGAAAGATAGAATACCAATATCCTTTCCAATTTGAAAATGGATAATTACCGGGATCCCAATTTGAATGAGGTGGAGGACATTAGCATCTTGTGTAAATATTTTAGCACCAAAGTGCAATCCTGTTCCAAGAATGAATGCAAGTGCCAATCCTAGAACCAAACCCATCTGCAGTATAATAAATAGTGTCACATATACAGAATCTATGTCTGAGAAAAGATGGTATCTCATTCAACATTCTAAAGCACCTGTAGAACTCGGGATGCAGTTGCTGTGGCCCTGTTGAAGTCCTTATTAGCAAATGCACCTGCAAGAATTGCCTGAAACTGACATGTTACTTTGGAAGCTATAAACTAATAGAAGCAAAACAACTAGGAAAGAAAAACATTGCCTTTTACTTCTGTTTCAGGATGGCAAATGACATTATAATCAAATCAGATAACGTAAATGTGTAGTTATTCCACACTAAAGATTCAACTGGCCATTGAAAACGAGAGAACTATGGCTTCTATAGTTCATTTCATACCCAGCCAAGTATTTTTACAGGAAAGTGTGCattggaaaatgaaaatgaattcaaAGAATCAATCATGTTATCCAACACCTTTTCAGTTTTTTCATACAAGAAAAAACTATTCAAGTGGAGGTCATTGCTATTTTATCCGTTGTTTTGGTATGAAACCATCATGAAGTAACATAGCAAGGCATTTATTGGACAAAGTAATATCTAACCTGCCCAGCAACAGCCAGACCATCCGCAAGAAGAGACACTGCCAACCAAACCTGCAGACATACTTGAAATGCGGCCATAGATGTTGGTCCCTGCCGTGCAGCTAATGATGCAGCCAGCGTCACACAGAATGTTACAGCGATGACTCTCATTAATAATAGAAAACCTGGATGACAACAACAATATAGGAAAGGACAAAGATGGTGTCAAGTCTCAATACTAAAGTGTTAGTAAACCtatacagaaaaaaaataaagcataagATTAGAAGTATCAATTTGAACGGAAAAAGATAGAAAACAACATAGAAATTTCcataagaaaattttgattctgaaaagtttatgattaaataacatGAAATAAGGTATTGTTTATATAATATTGCTAGGAGAGGAAATAGCAAATACATCTTcagtaaataattttgattatggTTACAAGGATGAAATCTTAATACAAGAAAGTAACATAATCTTGTGGTGCGCCAGAGTTTAGGTAGGGGCAGGGGTGCCATCGTTGGTTGGGGATGTCTGCCCCTACTTTGTCACCTTTGCGCACCCTTTTCAAAAAAAGGTAACACAGCTACTTTGCCCTGCccagttcttttttttttttttttgtagatcaTTTGGTCTAAGCAAAATAAACCCTTACCATTTTTAAGAAATCGGTCTAATTGCAGATGATTTATGCTTGGAGGTATAAGGTCAACTTGTTCCAACAACCTCCACAAGAGAATAACTGAAATTAGGTACCTACACAGttgatttgaaaataagggATAATTAGGGTCAAAAGaagcaaaaggaaaattaaGATACCATGGAAAAGATAGTTGTGCATAAATGTACTTTGCAGAACATACTGAGATATAACATGGGCGATGGCTGCACCACTGACACCCAAGCGGAATACAAACATGAATAAAGGATCTAGTGCTATGTTGGTTACATCTCCTGCCACTAGATACATCAAAGAAAGAGTAGTTAGAATCAGATAATAGCAGGATATTGTGACATTTGATCAAAGACAATTTAAGTTTGTCAAGGCATACCAGTGGCATATAAAGGAGTTTTAGTGTCTTTAAATCCTCGGAAGACTCCCTGCATTGCTAATGAGAGAAGAACAGCAGGAGCACCAAGGGACCTCAATTTCAGATACTGCTTTGCAGGATGTAGCATAGGAGAGTCCTggataaataattcatattatttGGCAATCACCCCATGCTAGTATAAGGTCCAATCActaaaggaaaaaattaaaataaatgccaACGTGCTATCATCCGAAAAGTTGCATTCCATAATATTATGCAGAAGTACTTACAGAAGTTACTCCCATGAAGTTCAATAAAGGTTTTGCTGCAGATATAAGAAATATTGCCTGGATGAGTCCAAGGATGCCACCTATAAATATTGCTGATGAAGCTGAAGGGATATGCCTTCTCTTACGTTCCTCCTTAGCTATATTAAAGCTTTCGCCAACAAAATCTGAATTGTGAACATTTCCACCTGTAACTGACCAAGTTAATGGAATGGTCTAAATTGGCAACGTACAAAAccttttattgatttttctatAGGACAA
The nucleotide sequence above comes from Glycine soja cultivar W05 chromosome 11, ASM419377v2, whole genome shotgun sequence. Encoded proteins:
- the LOC114376496 gene encoding protein DETOXIFICATION 42-like isoform X1 yields the protein MQDIGAPSVSLQLCITSLNKLPLFVWFLKQHNSEFGVSDMAEKESIHSFGDWRRIPICTFFQDARLVFKADSLGREILSIALPAAMALTADPIASLVDTAFIGQIGPVELAAVGVSIALFNQVSRIAIFPLVSVTTSFVAEEDTLSGANPQTEEGRCLEAGQPTDTETKELLPQKVTGGNVHNSDFVGESFNIAKEERKRRHIPSASSAIFIGGILGLIQAIFLISAAKPLLNFMGVTSDSPMLHPAKQYLKLRSLGAPAVLLSLAMQGVFRGFKDTKTPLYATVAGDVTNIALDPLFMFVFRLGVSGAAIAHVISQYLISVILLWRLLEQVDLIPPSINHLQLDRFLKNGFLLLMRVIAVTFCVTLAASLAARQGPTSMAAFQVCLQVWLAVSLLADGLAVAGQAILAGAFANKDFNRATATASRVLQMGLVLGLALAFILGTGLHFGAKIFTQDANVLHLIQIGIPFIAVTQPLNSLAFVFDGVNFGASDFAYSAFSMVVVAILSIISLLILSSAGGFIGIWVALTIYMGLRAFAGFLRIGTGSGPWEFLRSS
- the LOC114376496 gene encoding protein DETOXIFICATION 42-like isoform X2; this encodes MQDIGAPSVSLQLCITSLNKLPLFVWFLKQHNSEFGVSDMAEKESIHSFGDWRRIPICTFFQDARLVFKADSLGREILSIALPAAMALTADPIASLVDTAFIGQIGPVELAAVGVSIALFNQVSRIAIFPLVSVTTSFVAEEDTLSGANPQTEEGRCLEAGQPTDTETKELLPQKGGNVHNSDFVGESFNIAKEERKRRHIPSASSAIFIGGILGLIQAIFLISAAKPLLNFMGVTSDSPMLHPAKQYLKLRSLGAPAVLLSLAMQGVFRGFKDTKTPLYATVAGDVTNIALDPLFMFVFRLGVSGAAIAHVISQYLISVILLWRLLEQVDLIPPSINHLQLDRFLKNGFLLLMRVIAVTFCVTLAASLAARQGPTSMAAFQVCLQVWLAVSLLADGLAVAGQAILAGAFANKDFNRATATASRVLQMGLVLGLALAFILGTGLHFGAKIFTQDANVLHLIQIGIPFIAVTQPLNSLAFVFDGVNFGASDFAYSAFSMVVVAILSIISLLILSSAGGFIGIWVALTIYMGLRAFAGFLRIGTGSGPWEFLRSS